The Aedes aegypti strain LVP_AGWG chromosome 3, AaegL5.0 Primary Assembly, whole genome shotgun sequence genome contains a region encoding:
- the LOC5565427 gene encoding toll-like receptor Tollo — protein MRPSPALLSVLFGTIFGVFGASLSKSLLSQAPDECRWSGYSEDDLTLVCRLRTINSELENTNFSVLHPENTVRLRLQCNDGLFFQSSISPGSFRQLSELRSLSIEYCKIANLSDGSFRGLKELMNLTLRTHNTDWSSVSLEIAPHVFNSELSKLEQLDLSQNNMWSIPDGMICPLTKLQYLNLTQNRLRDLSVFHFSASLSTRLSKKCGGSITILDLSHNNIDNLPPAIFSGLGKLTELRLQNNGLNFIADRALEGLLSLSKLDISLNRLSNLPPELFSEAKHIKEIYLQNNSINVLAPGIFSELQQLLVLDISNNELTSEWINPATFKGLSRLILLDLANNKISKLEPSIFRDLFSLQILRLQDNFIETIHEGTFSELTALHTLVISNNRLSNIEYFSFQGLSRLTLLSLDYNRISRIDRVAFRNLSTLHDLHLNGNKLLQVPDALYDVPLLRTLDLGENHISNIDNASFKEMFHMYGLRLTENNVETIRKGTFDAMKSLQILNLSKNRLKKVDAACFDNNTNLQAIRLDGNYLTDISGLFTKLPNLVWLNISDNHLEVFDYALIPTGLQWLDIHANKIAELGNYFEIESQLALSTIDASSNQLTEITGSAIPNSVELLYLNDNLISKVQSYTFFKKPNLTRVDLFGNKITTLDPNALRISAVPDDRALPEFYIGGNPYQCDCNLNWLQKNNVDSRTQPKLMDLDSIYCKLLYNRGRTYVPLVEALPNQFLCKYETHCFALCHCCDFYACDCKMECPARCTCYHDQSWTSNVVDCSRAGYEEQLPEQIPMDSTQIYLDGNNFRTLSSHAFLGRKKLKVLFLNNSNVEMISNRTFYGLKELEILQLDHNQITGLNGFEFVGLDRLKELLLQFNKISTIANHSFDHLPNLRVLRLDHNRIVEFNMWHLPKQLTDLRLASNPWSCDCEYVEKFREYLKTYDFVRDKVKVRCSATITSGNDTAMIVGGAVNGSATGASAVIPKGVPDGSGESNGVGVGGFLIYLDNSTTLCSGAVPLDNIINGNLTSRKTVLSPPPIEGYIPLLVAALCGFTVIIIMTLIMFVFRQEMRVWFHSRFGVRLFYRNADMDKNERDKLFDAFVSYSSKDEAFVAEELAPMLENGDPSYKLCLHYRDFPVGAYIADTIVQAVESSRRTIMVLSENFIKSEWCRFEFKSAHHQVLRDRRRRLIVILLGEVPQKDLDPDIRLYLKTNTYLQWGDKLFWEKLRFALPDVPNNQRRRQQQSINMTHSNFRNNYQLTRTPNNRNNTSNQLIMLQQQPPQPDPRLRQQQQQEHSSLQQQPLPLPGLAQQPQPPQLLQHQRQQQQQQQEQQQRGAGNASPRTVGIHI, from the coding sequence ATGCGTCCCTCACCGGCTTTGTTGTCGGTCCTGTTTGGCACCATTTTCGGTGTCTTTGGTGCATCGCTGAGTAAATCACTCCTTTCGCAAGCTCCCGACGAATGCCGGTGGTCCGGTTACAGTGAAGACGATCTAACGCTCGTGTGTAGACTAAGAACTATTAACAGTGAGCTGGAGAATACCAATTTTAGTGTACTGCATCCTGAAAACACCGTCCGACTTCGGTTACAGTGTAACGATGGACTGTTTTTCCAATCCAGCATCAGCCCTGGCAGCTTCCGACAGCTGTCCGAACTGCGATCGCTCTCAATTGAGTATTGCAAAATAGCGAATCTCAGCGATGGATCCTTTCGAGGTCTTAAGGAGCTTATGAACTTGACACTTCGGACGCACAACACCGATTGGTCATCGGTTAGTCTGGAGATCGCGCCGCATGTCTTCAACTCTGAGCTGTCGAAGCTCGAACAGCTTGATCTAAGTCAGAACAACATGTGGTCCATACCTGATGGCATGATTTGTCCACTGACAAAGCTGCAATATCTGAACCTGACACAGAATAGGCTGCGAGATTTGTCAGTGTTCCATTTTAGTGCTTCTTTGAGCACGCGGCTCTCCAAGAAATGTGGAGGCTCAATAACGATTCTCGATCTATCACACAATAACATCGACAATCTGCCACCAGCCATCTTTTCCGGTCTTGGGAAACTGACTGAACTGCGCCTGCAGAACAACGGCCTCAACTTCATTGCCGATCGCGCTTTGGAAGGCCTCCTCTCGCTCTCCAAACTCGACATTTCTCTAAACCGGCTATCCAACCTTCCTCCAGAGCTCTTCTCCGAAGCCAAACACATCAAGGAAATCTATCTGCAAAACAACAGCATCAACGTTCTGGCCCCTGGAATCTTCAGTGAACTCCAACAGCTCCTCGTTCTTGATATCTCCAACAACGAACTTACCTCCGAGTGGATCAATCCAGCTACCTTCAAGGGTCTTTCCCGGCTGATACTCCTCGACTTGGCCAACaacaaaatttccaaacttgaACCATCCATCTTCCGGGACCTGTTCAGTCTTCAAATCCTACGACTCCAGGACAACTTCATCGAAACCATCCACGAAGGCACCTTTTCTGAACTAACCGCACTACATACCTTGGTCATTTCAAACAATCGCCTTTCGAACATTGAGTACTTCTCCTTCCAAGGCTTGAGCCGTCTGACCCTCCTATCGCTGGACTACAATCGGATATCACGGATTGATCGGGTAGCTTTCCGGAACTTATCCACGCTACACGATCTGCACCTGAATGGTAACAAGCTGTTGCAAGTCCCGGATGCACTGTACGATGTCCCACTGCTGAGAACCCTAGATCTGGGTGAGAACCACATCAGCAATATAGACAACGCGAGCTTCAAGGAGATGTTTCACATGTACGGTTTGAGGTTGACCGAGAACAACGTTGAAACGATTCGGAAGGGTACGTTCGATGCGATGAAGTCACTGCAGATTCTGAACTTGTCCAAAAATCGACTGAAGAAGGTTGATGCGGCGTGCTTCGATAACAACACCAATCTGCAGGCGATCCGTTTGGATGGGAACTATCTGACGGATATTTCGGGGTTGTTCACGAAACTTCCGAATCTGGTTTGGTTGAACATTTCCGATAACCATCTGGAGGTGTTTGATTATGCGTTGATACCGACAGGGCTGCAGTGGTTGGATATTCATGCGAACAAGATCGCCGAGCTGGGGAATTACTTTGAGATCGAGAGCCAGCTGGCGTTGAGTACGATCGATGCAAGTTCGAACCAGCTGACGGAGATTACGGGCAGTGCCATTCCGAATAGTGTGGAGTTGCTGTATTTGAATGATAACTTGATATCGAAGGTGCAGTCGTACACGTTCTTCAAGAAGCCGAATTTGACACGGGTGGATCTGTTTGGGAATAAGATAACTACGTTGGATCCGAATGCGTTGCGGATTTCGGCGGTGCCAGACGACAGGGCGTTGCCAGAGTTTTACATCGGAGGAAATCCGTATCAGTGCGATTGCAATTTGAACTGGCTGCAGAAGAACAATGTGGACTCGAGAACGCAGCCAAAGCTGATGGATTTGGATAGCATCTACTGTAAGCTGTTGTACAATCGAGGGAGGACGTATGTGCCGCTGGTGGAGGCATTGCCGAATCAGTTTTTGTGCAAGTACGAGACGCACTGCTTTGCACTGTGCCATTGCTGTGATTTCTATGCGTGCGATTGCAAGATGGAGTGCCCGGCGAGGTGCACGTGTTATCACGATCAGAGTTGGACGTCGAATGTGGTGGATTGTTCACGAGCAGGGTATGAGGAGCAACTGCCCGAGCAGATCCCAATGGACTCGACGCAAATCTATTTGGATGGAAACAATTTCCGGACGTTGAGTAGCCATGCATTTTTGGGACGAAAGAAGTTGAAGGTGCTGTTTTTGAACAACAGCAATGTGGAGATGATTAGCAATCGGACGTTCTACGGGCTGAAGGAATTGGAGATTTTGCAGTTGGATCACAATCAGATTACGGGATTGAATGGATTTGAGTTTGTCGGGTTGGATCGGCTGAAGGAGTTGCTGTTACAGTTCAATAAGATATCAACGATCGCGAATCATAGCTTTGATCATTTGCCCAACTTGAGGGTTTTGAGGCTGGATCATAATAGGATCGTGGAGTTTAACATGTGGCACTTGCCGAAACAGTTGACGGATTTGCGGCTGGCATCCAATCCATGGTCCTGCGATTGCGAGTATGTGGAGAAGTTCCGCGAGTATTTGAAAACGTACGACTTTGTGAGGGATAAGGTGAAGGTACGTTGTTCAGCAACGATCACATCGGGAAATGACACGGCCATGATTGTTGGAGGAGCGGTAAATGGGTCTGCAACGGGGGCTTCTGCTGTTATTCCGAAGGGAGTCCCGGATGGCAGTGGGGAGTCGAATGGGGTTGGAGTTGGTGGATTCTTGATTTATTTGGACAACAGTACGACACTGTGCAGCGGAGCGGTGCCACTCGATAACATCATCAACGGAAACTTGACGTCGCGCAAGACTGTGCTATCGCCTCCACCGATCGAAGGTTATATCCCGCTGCTGGTGGCTGCGCTCTGTGGTTTCACGGTGATCATCATCATGACGCTGATTATGTTCGTATTTCGGCAGGAGATGCGTGTTTGGTTTCATTCTCGGTTCGGAGTGCGGCTGTTTTACCGGAATGCCGATATGGACAAGAACGAGAGAGATAAGCTGTTCGATGCTTTTGTGTCGTACAGCTCGAAAGATGAAGCATTTGTTGCGGAAGAATTGGCACCCATGTTGGAGAATGGTGACCCTTCGTACAAACTGTGCTTGCATTATCGGGATTTTCCCGTGGGTGCGTACATAGCCGATACGATCGTCCAGGCAGTGGAGTCATCCCGGAGGACGATCATGGTCTTATCGGAGAATTTCATCAAATCCGAGTGGTGTAGGTTCGAGTTCAAATCTGCGCACCACCAAGTGCTGCGAGATCGACGAAGGAGGCTGATTGTGATCTTGCTCGGAGAGGTTCCTCAAAAGGACCTGGATCCGGACATTCGGTTATACCTGAAAACCAACACCTACCTTCAGTGGGGTGACAAGCTGTTTTGGGAAAAACTTCGATTCGCGCTACCGGACGTGCCAAACAACCAAAGGCGTCGGCAGCAGCAATCGATCAATATGACTCATTCCAACTTTCGAAACAACTACCAGCTCACTCGAACGCCAAATAATAGGAATAACACCAGTAACCAATTGATCATGCTCCAACAGCAGCCACCACAACCAGACCCCAGACTgcggcaacagcagcagcaagagCATTCTTCTCTTCAGCAGCAACCACTTCCGCTGCCTGGACTTGCGCAGCAACCGCAACCACCACAACTGTTGCAACATCAACgccagcaacagcagcagcaacaggagCAGCAGCAGCGGGGTGCCGGCAATGCCTCGCCCCGAACAGTGGGGATCCACATATGA